Below is a genomic region from Capricornis sumatraensis isolate serow.1 chromosome 17, serow.2, whole genome shotgun sequence.
gtgactaacactttcatacacACATTATAGGGTCAAACTAATGGCCAAACTTGTTTACAGCTTCCCTGTGACCCAGAGCCTATATCCCCAACCATCTCCTTTATCTAATTCACATTCTCGGCCAATATTTCCTCTGCCTCAAATCACCCAGGGCCAGGTACCAGACAGCTAGAGACCACTCCTATAGCATAGAGGCCACCAACATTATTCAAACTAGTCAATGCTAAGCTGTTTCCTCTGCCCTGCTTTACTTTGTGTGGAAAACACAATAAAAGCTGTGACCTATGCTTTCCCTTTGCTCCTTTCTGTCTCCTGGCTGACCCTGGTGCTTCCCCATGTGGCCCTGTGTAGGATGGAAGCCCTTTTCTCTTGGGAAGTGCAAGCAATAAAAATCTTCTTTCAAGGTCATCAGCCTCTCCATGTTCCCACCCAGACACCTCTATAAATTAAAATCTCCTGGGTGCAATCATGGACACAGTCAAGTGGACCACTGGCTGCACAGGCTTTGAGAATTACCGTAAGAGCAACAGCAAGCTGTTGTGTGTTGAGGATATGAGGTCATCTTTGTGCAACGCAGTTTCCGATCAGATCTCCTCCACCCTTCTGACAAGTAGCCCTGAGGAGCAGGTAACATTCAATCCAGTTTTGGGTCGTCCCGACCACCTGAAGCTCAGAGCCTCGGATGGAATGAGAGTGATGCCTACCTTTCAGGTGGAACGTTTTCTGTGTTGCTGCTGTGGCGTCTCTGCATTTTCCTTAAGACCTAAAAGTCAACACAGGCATGAACCAGAGTCTCCCAACATTCCCAGCACCTAGATTGCCATGGTAACTATAAATAAGTACTACTCATATCTTATATCCCTAGAGCTTTCTGACATTTTGCAAACTGGGTTTCAGTCTGGTATGTCATTCAACCCTCAAATCAACCTTCTGTCCCCTGAGGAAAGTGTCATTCATGGATGAGGAGGATGAGACTTGAAGGTGGAGGAAGTCTTCACATGAGAGGAGAAAGAAGTGAACTATAAAACAAAGAGGTGCAGTAGACAGACATTTGGGAGACACAGATCCTGGACCGGTGCCACCcttaatttgctgtgtgaccctggacaagtcaGTAACCTCTTGGTGGCCTCAGAGTCCCCATAGGTTCAAAGGGAGAGGGGTGGAGTGTCTGAACCCAGAGCTTCCTTCCAGCCCTCACATTTGGTAATGAAGATGTGAATCCCCATGCAGACATGTCACCTGGTTCACTGTGAGGAACCACATGGACTTCAGAACTCCATGTTGACGACACCTCAGGTGGGCATTCAGGGTTCCAGGTGGGGATGTGACCACTGGATTCCAGAGAAAGCAgatctctccctcttccttctctccaaaGGGACACAGGAGCTTACCAGAGATTCCAAATCCTGGATGGCACAGAATACTTAAGTGACTAGTCCATGGGATGCCTTGAACCTAAGAAGTCTTAGGGCTTCATGGGGGGGTGGCTATAAACAGATGGTTATGTTGCCTCCTTATCCTTTGCTAGCCTCCCATTGATCCCGCATTGGTATTCCTGAGGACAGTTATGATCTGAACATATTTTGCCCTATTGTCAAACTCTGAGTCCTGATTAGGAAATACAGACATGTTTTAGGGCCTCCAAAGGTGACCTACTGTAACCAGAATAAAATCAAAGTTCTGTTCCTGGCCTGCAGGCCTCACCTGTCCCCAACCTCACCTGCCTCCACTTTCCCTTTAACCAAGCCCCTTCAATCATActggtctttttgtttttcaaagatgCCAGCTTGTTCCTGTCTCAGGGCCTTTGTGCTTGCTGTTCCCTCTCCCCAGAATGCTGTTCCTTCTGGCTAGCTCCCTCAggtcaaatgtcacctcctcctaGAGGTCTTCTCTTCTCACCCTCCTGACCCACCATATGTTGCCCTGTTCAACTATCTTCATAGCATCGATCAGTTATTTACatgcttgcttatttatttatgctcTGTCCCCCATTAGAATATAAACACTATAAAAGTAAGGATCCGTCTGCCTCATTTGCCCTTCCACCTCCACATgtagaacactgcctggcacagagctgcACTCAACAAGTAAAACATCAATGGGTCTCTCACTTTACCTCTTTCTATATATGCCTTGCTCCTTCCCTGACCTCTCACCCTAGAGAAGAAACAAAAGCCAGACCCTTTATATGAATAGGTTTagcttccttaaatattttcttgttgcagaacaaAAGATGATATCTGGCTTAGTTCAGGGTGCCATAATTGGCTGTTGAGTGATTTCTTGATCCTGACCAGCCTTCTTCAGGGGACAGTACTGGTGTTACCAGGGCTGCTGATTAGAAACAGTTCACCAGAGAAGCcttctttctttttggaaaatcacccgaaacacaaaccaaaacaaaactggTCAGTAGCACCATCTCCATATATGAAGGAAAGTTTATcccataattgcactcatctcacatgctagcaaagcaatgctcaaaattctccaagctaggcttcagcactgtgtgaaccgagaacttccagatgttcaagctgcatttggaaaaggcagaggaaccagagatcaaattgccaacagctggatcatagaaaaagcaagagaattccagaaaaacatctacttctccttcattgactatgctaaagcctttgactatgtggatcacaacaaactggaaaattcttaaagagttgggaataccagaacaccttacctgcctcctgagaaatctgtatactggtcaagaagcaacagttagaactggacatcgaacaaaagattggctccaaattgggaaaagagtatgtcaagactgcatactgtcactctgcttatttaacttatatgcagagcacatcatgagacatgctgggctagatgaagaacaagctggactcaagactgccgggagaaatatcaataacctcagatatgcagatgacaccacccttaaggtagaaagaggaactaaagagcctcttgatgaaaatgaaaaaggagaatgaaaatgctggcttaaaactcaacattcagaaaactaagatcatggtatccggtcccatcacttcatggcaaatagatacagaaacaatgaaaacagtgagagaatttattttctggggctgcaaaatcactgcagatggtgactgcagccatgaaattcaaagatgcttgctccttggaagaaaagctatgacaaacctagacagcatattaaaatgcagagacacgactttgctgacaaagatccatctagtcaaagctatggtttttccattagtcatgtatggatgtgcgagttggaccataaagaaagttgagcactttagaattgatacttttgaactgtggtgtgggagaagactcttgagagtcccttggactgcaaggagatcaaaccagtccatcctaaaggaaatcagtcctgaacattcattggaaggactgatgctgaagctgaagtgccaatactttggccactcgatatgaagaactgactcattggaaaagaccgtgatgcttggaaagattgaaggcagaagaaggggatgacagaggaagagatggctggatggcatcactaactcaataggtatgagtctgagcaagctccaggagttggtgatggacaggtgagcctggcgtgctgcagtccatgaggtcacaaagagtcggacacgactgagtgactgaactgaacttatcccataaatctatttcaaGAACCTGTAATCTTGCCTtaatgccccctccccccacaatgATTCCTCATCACCTACAAATTCTTGGGGAAAATAAAATACCGAATCCCAGGTTTCAGGActttcctcgtggtccagtggctaagactctgtcctcccaatgcagggggccaaggttccatccttggtcagggaactagatcccatatactgCAGCAACTAAGAGCTCGCAAGCCACAAAGAAGatagaagatcctgcatgccacaactaagacccggcgcagtcaaattattgttaaaaaaaaaaaaaatcccaagtttCCATCCACAAATTTGCCACAGTCTCCTAAATCAAATACCCAAGATCCCACTTTCAGATGCTTGCTTTCGAAGGGGCTTCAGATTCTGTGTTGAAAGCAGGCCGTACATAACTATTCCGATACTGAATTCTGGAATAAAACGTTTGCATGTGGGATGCTTCTGAAATGACTGACTGAAATGCCTTTTTTACCCTCTGCTTCATACATCGCACTCCATTCCTAAGAAGGATTTTACCAAGAGTTTTCAGTGTATGGGAGATTTTAAGTTGCACCCCCGGGCCGTTACATGACTGCACGGAAATGCACGCAAGAGAGCATCTCCTGCATCACTTGCATTGGAAGAAGGCAGGTGCGCTTCGAATACAATGCCGTGGGCGTTTTTCGTTCTTGCAACCAACGTTTAGCGCGAAACGCCCCAGAACTGCAAGGGCAGATTACACTTACCATACTGGAGGGGGAAAAATAACGTTCTCATTTTACCTGGACAAACGATTCAGCAATCACAGCGGCATCATTCACGTCCTTCCAAGCCAATCACTCGCGCGGCCGGGAGAGCACCTGACTTCCGAATGCTTCCGGCCTCTCCTCAGGTTTTTCTCCCAGGTCGCTAGGTCCGGCGCTAAGACCCGGGCATAGCTCCACCGGCCGCACGCACACGATTGCCCACCCCCTTCCCGAGATTTAGCCAATAAGAAGCCCCCGCTCTGTAGGGACCAATGAGGAGGAGGCTGAATGAGGCCCGGCGGGTGACGCGAGAGGTGAGGAGGCGGTGCGTGGGGCGGAGTCACGTGGGAGGTGAGAGGTGGCTGACGGGAGCTGGCTGGGCTGAGGGCCGCGGGGCCGTCGCCCGCCGCGAGCCATGGGGCTGCCGGCCGTGTAGGGGCCATGTCGGCGGGGCCCCGGGGCTGCCCCGCTCCGCGCCGGGATGGTGAACCTGGCGGCTATGGTGTGGCGCCGGCTCCTGCGGAAGAGGTGGGTGCTTGCCCTGGTCTTCGGGCTCTCGCTGGTCTACTTCCTCACCAGCACCTTCAAGCAGGTCAGTGCTGCCCCGGCTGCCCGGGTGAGGGAAGCTGCCTCTGCAGCCGCGCTGCCCGAGTGTCCGGCGCGCCGGGGCTGAGACGGGAGAAGGGACCTGCCCCTTTGGTTGGGACAGAGCTGGGACTCGAGCCCGCTGTGATGGGCCTCTAACGCTGTTCTTTTCACCCTCAGGGCTTCCTACCTGCCGGGCTCAGGGCTTCTCACCTGCCGGTCCCAGGGCTGAGCGGGGCTGGCATTTCTCCTTTCATCCTCACGGAGGTTTGGGGTAGGGTGTAGGTGTACTGTCCCCGTATTGTAGCGGGGGAACCTGGAGACTGGGAAAGGTGGAGATTCCTGGGCTATAAGTAGCCAAGCTGCGAGGCCAGCGCCGGTGTGCctggtttttatttaatttcgGGGCTCAGTGATCGCCAGGACCCCCGCGGTTCCCTTCCTATACAAAACAGGGTTGGGTGGAATTTTGTTTTCACCTGGCCACCCcctgagtttttcttttctgtgcgaatttctgaaagaaaaggcGGAGAGCTTTGGTGGGAAATGTTACCCAGAGCACGGGCAGGATGTTTAGAAATCGGTAGGAGCGTTTGGGTTTTTACAACGAATGAGCCTACTTCAGAGGGTACCCGGGACAACCCTGCTTTATGCTGTTGCTCTGATGGGAGTTTAAAAAATCTCCCCTTTTCATTTTCAAGAGTCAAGTTCCTAAATAGAATGTATCAGTGAATAGAAAATTACTAAacaagggagggaatatatgtatacttacggctgTTTCACGTTGTTGGACGGCAGAAACtagcacagtattgtaaagcagttattttcttataagttaaaaaaaaatcagtaaaggaGATGGTCACCCTAGTTTTAGCAGGTTAGTGGGGAAGCTGTAAAAAGGGAAATTAGAGAACTGTATCCCACTTTTCACCTGTGTTACAAGCTTCCTCTGGTGACTAGGACGTGTGGGTGACATTCCTGTGAACTCAGTGCTTCTTGGATGTGTGTTTTAACAACTTCACAGACACCTTCTCGTGGTCACATGCTGTCCCCTGTCTGTCCCGCGGCTGCCACGGTGAGCAGGGACTcagccccctgcctccctcccacctgccgtTGCTCACCTCTAGCACTGTTGGTTTCAATACCAACTGTATGCTGTTGGCTATGCTAATTTCTAACTCCAACCTCCACGGATTCAGAAAcccccaggttcttctgtccagtTGCCTGCTTGAGTCCCTTTTGAATGTATTGTCAGCTCCTCTTACTTGTCCAAAACCGAACTCCTGATTCTCCAGCACCTGCACTTCCTCTCCAGTCTTCCCAGGCTCACTAGTTACTGTTCCTCAGGTAGTCCGGCCACAGATACTGGCTGCTTTACTTTATCTCACTCCTCGCCTGCAAAACGTTTCCTCTGCCTCCACGGCAGATCCCGAATCTGTTCTTCTCTCCCAGTTGTCACCGCAGCCACCCTAGGGCAGGTTGCCTGGACCTCTGCAGGGGCCCACCCACAggtctctgctttctttcttgtCCTATAGTTTTTTCTCTATAAGCAGGAGGGGATGATCATCTGAATAGAAAAGAAGATACAGTTCTTCTTTGGATCCCCCTTGCATTTAGGTAAAACTCCAGGCTCAGTTCCAGGATCTCTGCATGGTGAGTCTTGTTAATTCAAGTGAGGCTTACTGTTACTGCCCCAGGTCACACCAGGTGACACAGTCTCAGTGACTTCAGTTTCTTGTCCAtagtcatactttatttttttttttgtggtagaAATCACTTACTGAGGATTTCTggatcatttgtttgtttatctgtttccCCTCACTCTCCCTTCTAGAACATAATTTTTTGGAGAACAGGAACTTTGTGTTGTTCATAGAATCCCAGTCTCTAGAATACTGCCAGACACTATCGTGGTTATTCAGGTATTGGTTGAACAATCAAATCTTTATAATTGGGTGGCTTCCTTTCTTCCCAGTTTGGCACACTCCCACTGATTTTTCCTTTATTGACTCAGATGCTGTCTACTCTTACTTTCCCTACAGTCTCCTTTTTTGAGGGTTGGTTGTGGATGGGCATGtcatgaggcttgtgggatcttagttccctgaccagggattgaacccaggccctcgggTGAAAATGcgaagtcctaacctctggactgccagggaattctcactACAACTACCTTTTGCTCTGGTGtcctggtgtttgtttttttttttaacttttgatctATGGCCACAATCAtagaggtgtgtgtgttgggggggagtGGGGGATGATTCTGAGTCCCTAAAACTGTTCACAACTGTTTTcgttttgtagatttttttggatCCAATTATCCCATGGCCTAAAAAACATGTTAGCCATGATCTCTCTATTTCTGCCCATTAAGCCCTTGGCAACCGCTAGtcaactttctgtctccatggattcACTTAtgctgaacatttcatataaatggaatcgtacTGTGTgtcttgtgtctggcttctttcaattaAAAGCTtgtgttttcaaggctcatccatcTTGTAGTATGTATTAGTAGTTTATATCTGAATAATACTCTCGTAAACATCTACCACATTTTGTCTGATGGAGACTTGCCTTGTatctgaaaaaagtgaaagtgttagttgcttagttgcaactgtttgcaaccccatgaattgtagcatgccagggtcctctgtccatggaattctcagggcaGGAATACTgacttgtttctactttttgactGTTTGCCATGAACACTGgtgtacaaggttttgtttggaaataggttttcagttctcttgggtatgatcctaggagtggaattgatgGTCACTTGGTAactctgtttaactttttgaggaactgccaggctATTTTCCAGAGTGGCCATACCATTTGCAGTGAACTTTTAAGAAACTATACTTGTCAAGTTTTGATGTACTATCAAAGATTATCCATAATTATCTGgaaaaaccactaaaatattCTTTCTACTTCCAACTACACATCTGTATGAGATAGATTTTCTTCATAAGCTTCAATCCGAACAATATATTGCAATAGATTGGATGCAGAGGGAGTTGTGAGAATCCAGCTGTTTTCTATTGAGCCAGGCTTTAAAAACATTTGCAGACACGTAAAAACATTTTCTCATCTcaccaaatacatatttttgttttgaaaaacatTCTTTTCCCACACGCACATGAAAACCTGTTGATATGTAATGGGGctcattattgttatttttaaacaaatagcttatttaaatattttaagaagttatgttttaatttctaatacgaTGACTATCAATAGCCATAACCCTCAGTGACCCACATACTGAAGTcctgaataatttttaagagtataaagGGTCCGTGGACTTTTGTGAGATGAACATCATCCCAATCTGACTGATGCTCTTACACATGTGTGAGTTTGCTTGCTGGCTCTGTTCTGTGCTGCTGTTTTGGTCTTCGGCACTCCTGAGATCAGTGGCTTGAGGCAAGTGGGCTCCGTTTTGCCTAGACTCAGGCTCCATCTGTAACAGAGCTGTGCTATCTATTGGACAGGAAGGCGGGGTGGGAGTGGTTAGAATTAAttgagaggagactgaaaaactCCAAAGCTTCATATGATCCTTAGCTCTGCTTCAGTGAGATTGAACTCTTGGAGCAGATGCAGCCACTTTTTGCCTAGAGATAGTTGATTATTCTCTACAGCTTTGAATTCctcttttctttggttttcatGTTAATTAATGCTTTGGGGGATAGTTTAAATTGTAGGTATGGGAACACAAGAGAAATTAGTGACCTTGGTGGGGATGCCATTGGGGGAGAGGGCTGGGTGCCAGGTGACTTGGGCACACTGATTTAACAAATGTTTTAGTGAAAACCAACTGCACTAGGCAATGTCTGCTAGATGATGGTGATACAGTGGGGGGCAAAGCAGATGTAGTCTGACTCTCCAAGAGCCTGTATTCTGTAGGGGGTGAGGGGTAGAAATGGCAAATGAGCAGGATTATTTCACATAACAATTAgtaatataaagaaaacaaaacaaggtaCTACGATAGAGCAGCAAGGTGGGCCTAACTCTTTGGGGCATTTGAGCTGAGATTAAAGAAATCCCAGTCTTGGAGTCAGAAGGGTCCTTAGAGGTCCTCTCATGTAAATAACTGTTCTCATAGTTGTTCACGTAGTGCAGTTCTGAAAGTGTCAGGGCTATTTGCATAACTACTTGAGAATACAtgaacatcatcatcttttaagtAATTAAGTATGTAAATTGGTTTCAAGTTAGACACTGTCTAAAGTGTAATAAATCATAAGAGTTGCtaatctgtgttttctgtttttcactgATCACAAAAGTACATATACCTTTCAGAGTTTGTAAAGTGATGCACAGGTTAGACAAGGAAAGCAGTTATCTTTAATCTCAGCAACCAGAGGGATTCATT
It encodes:
- the SPRING1 gene encoding SREBP regulating gene protein isoform X6 is translated as MVNLAAMVWRRLLRKRWVLALVFGLSLVYFLTSTFKQSVQHENTYRDPIAKYCYGESPPELLPA